A single window of Methylobacterium nodulans ORS 2060 DNA harbors:
- the recD2 gene encoding SF1B family DNA helicase RecD2 encodes MHASSTTRRPPRAGGAEAPRDALAGTIERVTFHSPESGFCVLKVKARGRRDLVPVVGHAPTVAAGEWITATGAWVSDRTHGLQFRADTLACTPPTGAEGIERYLASGQMRGIGPEMAKRIVRAFGADTFTVIEAAPERLTEVSGIGPVRAARLVAAWAEHRVVREIMIFLHAHGVGTARAVRIYKTYGAEAVAVMTEDPYRLARDVRGIGFRTADAIATKLGLPPTAPARLRAGIAYALQAAMDDGHCALPVPDLVTRAADLLGVDPALTRTALVEEIGGESVVADTIGGETHIFLRGLHGAERAIAERLAALATAPLPWGEIAVDPALAAVEAETGRVLSPSQREAARTVMEAKVAVITGGPGVGKTSTLDALLRVLATVRARVLLAAPTGRAAKRMSEQTGRPAKTLHRLLEVDPARGGFQRGEQNPLDCDLLVVDEASMIDVPLMNALTRALPRHAALWLVGDVDQLPSVGPGQVLADVIASGRIAVARLTEVFRQAAESRIIVNAHRIKAGRMPEGSPDPSGDFFLVEIEDPEVGAERLVEIVTARIPRRFGLDPVRDVQVLCPMTRGALGSRHLNHALQQVLNPAPAHSVERFGWRFAPGDRVMVVQNDYDREVFNGDLGVVLRIDPEEGNLIAGFDGREVAYPFDELDVLTPAYAITIHKSQGSEYPAVVIPVALQHYTMLARNLLYTGVTRGKRLVVLVAQRRAVAIAVRGGAMRPRFTKLREWLAQA; translated from the coding sequence ATGCACGCCTCCTCCACCACGCGCCGCCCGCCGCGGGCCGGCGGCGCCGAAGCGCCCCGCGATGCCCTCGCGGGGACGATCGAGCGCGTCACCTTCCACAGTCCCGAGAGTGGATTCTGCGTCCTGAAGGTGAAGGCACGCGGGCGGCGCGACCTCGTGCCGGTCGTCGGCCACGCACCCACCGTCGCGGCGGGCGAGTGGATCACCGCGACGGGGGCCTGGGTCAGCGACCGGACGCACGGATTGCAATTCCGTGCCGACACCCTCGCCTGCACGCCGCCGACCGGCGCGGAGGGGATCGAGCGCTATCTCGCCTCCGGTCAGATGCGCGGCATCGGGCCGGAGATGGCCAAGCGGATCGTGAGGGCCTTCGGGGCCGACACCTTCACGGTCATCGAGGCGGCGCCCGAGCGGCTCACCGAGGTTTCGGGCATCGGGCCGGTGCGGGCCGCCCGGCTCGTCGCCGCCTGGGCCGAGCACCGGGTCGTGCGCGAGATCATGATCTTCCTCCACGCGCATGGCGTCGGCACGGCGCGGGCGGTGCGGATCTACAAGACCTACGGGGCGGAGGCGGTCGCGGTGATGACCGAGGACCCCTACCGCCTCGCCCGCGACGTGCGCGGCATCGGCTTTCGCACCGCGGATGCCATCGCGACGAAGCTCGGCCTGCCGCCGACCGCCCCCGCCCGGCTCCGGGCCGGCATCGCCTATGCGCTGCAGGCGGCGATGGATGACGGCCATTGCGCCCTGCCGGTGCCCGACCTCGTCACGCGGGCGGCCGATCTGCTCGGGGTCGATCCCGCTCTCACCCGCACGGCGCTCGTCGAGGAGATCGGCGGCGAATCGGTGGTGGCGGACACGATCGGGGGCGAGACCCACATCTTCCTGCGCGGGCTCCACGGGGCGGAGCGCGCCATCGCCGAGCGGCTGGCTGCCCTCGCGACCGCGCCGCTGCCCTGGGGCGAGATCGCCGTCGACCCGGCCCTGGCCGCGGTCGAGGCCGAGACGGGGCGGGTGCTCTCGCCCTCGCAGCGGGAGGCGGCCCGCACCGTAATGGAAGCCAAGGTCGCGGTGATCACCGGCGGGCCGGGCGTCGGCAAGACCAGCACCCTCGATGCCCTGCTGCGGGTGCTCGCCACCGTCCGGGCCCGCGTGCTGCTCGCCGCGCCGACCGGGCGGGCCGCGAAGCGCATGAGCGAGCAGACCGGCCGCCCGGCCAAGACCCTGCACCGCCTGCTGGAGGTCGATCCGGCCCGGGGTGGCTTCCAGCGCGGGGAGCAGAACCCCCTCGACTGCGACCTCCTCGTCGTCGACGAAGCCTCGATGATCGACGTGCCGCTGATGAATGCGCTCACCCGCGCGCTGCCGCGGCACGCCGCGCTCTGGCTCGTCGGCGATGTCGATCAGCTGCCCTCGGTCGGGCCGGGCCAGGTGCTTGCCGACGTCATCGCCTCGGGCCGGATCGCCGTGGCGCGCCTCACCGAGGTCTTCCGGCAGGCGGCGGAGAGCCGGATCATCGTCAACGCCCACCGCATCAAGGCCGGACGGATGCCGGAGGGCAGCCCGGATCCCTCCGGCGACTTCTTCCTGGTCGAGATCGAGGATCCGGAGGTCGGCGCGGAGCGGCTGGTGGAGATCGTTACGGCGCGCATCCCCCGCCGCTTCGGCCTCGATCCCGTGCGGGACGTGCAGGTGCTCTGCCCGATGACCCGCGGCGCCCTCGGCAGCCGCCACCTCAACCACGCGCTCCAGCAGGTGCTGAATCCCGCCCCGGCTCACTCCGTCGAGCGCTTCGGCTGGCGCTTCGCGCCGGGCGACCGGGTGATGGTGGTGCAGAACGACTACGACCGCGAGGTCTTCAACGGCGATCTCGGCGTGGTGCTGCGGATCGATCCGGAGGAGGGGAATCTGATCGCGGGCTTCGACGGCCGCGAGGTCGCCTATCCGTTCGACGAGCTCGACGTGCTGACCCCCGCCTATGCCATCACCATCCACAAGTCGCAGGGCTCGGAATACCCGGCGGTGGTGATCCCGGTGGCGCTCCAGCATTACACGATGCTCGCCCGCAACCTCCTCTATACGGGGGTGACGCGCGGCAAGCGGCTGGTGGTGCTGGTGGCGCAGAGGCGGGCGGTGGCGATCGCGGTGCGGGGCGGCGCCATGCGGCCGCGATTCACGAAGCTGCGGGAGTGGCTCGCGCAAGCCTGA
- a CDS encoding DUF2244 domain-containing protein — MESDKAQDGRLTHHPDGRDPDAIERPVFAAVIRPHCSLGRTGFQIVMAACCLVSLVTSLVFLRQGFWPIAGFFGLDMVALWFALSVSMRRGRSFEEVVVSQIEILLARVSHRGERSEWRFNPLWSRIQKVEDDEYGLQSLAIVSRGRRVLVARDASPPERETIAEGLSRALAEVKKGF, encoded by the coding sequence ATGGAGAGCGACAAGGCACAGGACGGACGCCTGACGCACCACCCTGACGGGCGCGATCCCGACGCGATCGAGCGTCCGGTCTTCGCGGCGGTGATCCGGCCGCATTGCTCGCTCGGCCGCACCGGCTTCCAGATCGTCATGGCCGCCTGCTGCCTCGTCTCGCTGGTGACGAGCCTCGTCTTCCTGCGTCAGGGCTTCTGGCCGATCGCCGGCTTCTTCGGCCTCGACATGGTCGCCCTCTGGTTCGCGCTCAGCGTCAGCATGCGGCGGGGCCGCTCCTTCGAGGAGGTGGTGGTCAGCCAGATCGAGATCCTGCTCGCCCGCGTGAGCCATCGCGGCGAGCGGTCGGAGTGGCGCTTCAACCCGCTCTGGAGCCGGATCCAGAAAGTGGAGGACGACGAGTACGGGCTGCAATCGCTGGCGATCGTCTCGCGCGGCCGGCGGGTTCTGGTGGCCCGCGACGCCTCCCCGCCGGAGCGCGAGACCATCGCGGAGGGCCTGTCCCGGGCCCTGGCGGAGGTGAAGAAGGGGTTCTGA
- the nth gene encoding endonuclease III encodes MMRRKPAAPSKVKTKAGAALVAPLTAPAVPKTPEPVDAATLREIFARLSAANPAPRSDLQYVNPYTLLVAVVLSAQATDKGVNLATRDLFAKADHPAAMLALGEEAVRQHIRTIGLFNTKAKNVIALSQILVERHGGEVPRRREELEVLPGVGRKTASVVLNVAFGEPTIAVDTHIFRVSNRIPLAPGPTTDKVQEGLEAIVPEPYRHNAHHWLILHGRYVCKARKPECWRCVIADLCRYPDKTPAPV; translated from the coding sequence ATGATGCGACGAAAGCCGGCTGCTCCCTCGAAAGTGAAGACGAAAGCGGGAGCGGCGCTGGTCGCGCCCCTCACTGCGCCCGCGGTGCCGAAGACGCCCGAGCCGGTCGACGCGGCGACGCTGCGGGAGATCTTCGCTCGCTTGAGCGCCGCCAATCCGGCGCCGCGCTCGGATCTCCAATACGTCAATCCCTACACGCTGCTCGTCGCGGTAGTGCTGTCGGCTCAGGCGACGGACAAGGGCGTGAACCTCGCGACCCGCGACCTCTTCGCGAAAGCCGACCATCCGGCCGCCATGCTGGCGCTCGGCGAGGAAGCGGTGCGCCAGCACATCCGCACCATCGGCCTCTTCAACACCAAGGCCAAGAACGTCATCGCGCTCTCGCAAATCCTGGTCGAGCGGCATGGCGGCGAGGTGCCGCGGCGGCGCGAGGAGCTTGAGGTGCTGCCCGGCGTCGGCCGCAAGACCGCGAGCGTGGTGCTCAACGTTGCCTTCGGCGAGCCGACCATCGCGGTCGACACCCACATCTTCCGGGTCTCGAACCGCATCCCGCTCGCGCCCGGGCCCACGACCGACAAGGTGCAGGAAGGGCTCGAGGCGATCGTGCCGGAACCCTACCGGCACAACGCCCATCACTGGCTGATCCTGCACGGGCGCTACGTCTGCAAGGCCCGTAAGCCCGAATGCTGGCGCTGCGTGATCGCGGATCTGTGCCGCTATCCGGACAAGACGCCGGCGCCGGTTTGA
- the pdeM gene encoding ligase-associated DNA damage response endonuclease PdeM — MTPALKLEKTRKTPALILAGEALTLDLSGVLWIEAHRTLVVSDLHLEKGSSFAARSGQFLPPYDTRETLAALHEVVARFDPACVVALGDSFHDAGGPGRMDPGDHALIAALQAGCDWVWINGNHDRAVQDGVGGRFADTLRIGGLTLRHEPAADAAPGEVAGHLHPVGKVAMRGRAVRRRCFVTDGRRLVMPAFGAYAGGLNVRSPAFDALFPDGLTAHLLGDGRLFAIGRAMLARE; from the coding sequence GTGACGCCGGCCCTGAAGCTCGAGAAGACCCGGAAAACCCCTGCCCTGATCCTCGCCGGCGAAGCCCTCACCCTCGATCTGAGCGGCGTCCTCTGGATTGAGGCCCATCGCACCCTGGTAGTGTCGGACCTGCACCTGGAGAAGGGCTCGTCCTTCGCGGCCCGCTCGGGCCAGTTCCTGCCGCCCTACGACACCCGCGAGACGCTCGCCGCCCTGCACGAGGTGGTGGCGCGCTTCGACCCGGCCTGCGTCGTGGCGCTCGGGGATTCCTTTCACGATGCGGGCGGGCCGGGGCGGATGGATCCGGGCGACCACGCGCTGATCGCCGCCCTGCAGGCGGGATGCGACTGGGTCTGGATCAACGGCAATCACGACCGCGCCGTGCAGGACGGCGTCGGCGGGCGCTTCGCCGACACGCTCCGGATCGGTGGATTGACGCTCCGGCACGAGCCCGCGGCGGATGCCGCCCCGGGGGAGGTCGCCGGCCACCTGCATCCGGTCGGCAAGGTCGCCATGCGGGGGCGCGCCGTGCGCCGCCGCTGCTTCGTGACGGACGGGCGCCGCCTCGTGATGCCGGCCTTCGGCGCCTATGCGGGCGGCCTGAACGTGCGCAGCCCCGCCTTCGACGCGCTCTTCCCCGACGGCCTGACCGCGCATCTCCTGGGGGACGGTCGGCTGTTCGCGATCGGGCGGGCGATGCTGGCGCGGGAGTGA
- a CDS encoding ligase-associated DNA damage response DEXH box helicase, with the protein MRDPDALPAAFADWFASRGWTPRPHQLALLGAAQAGRSALLVAPTGAGKTLAGFLPTLVDLAGREAAARRGLHTLYVSPLKALAVDIARNLEAPVAEMGLGLRIETRTGDTPAHKRSRQIAQPPDILLTTPEQLALLIAHREAEVFFAGLRRVVLDELHALVTSKRGDLLALGLARLHRLAPGLAATGLSATVREPDALRRYLVPQAPEPRSADLIVVSGGAKPDLRLLEATRHLPLAGHTASLAMPAIYDLIRRHRMVLVFVNTRLQAEYTFQELWKLNEDVLPIALHHGSLDATQRRRVEAAMAEGRLRAVVCTATLDLGIDWGDVDLVVNVGAPKGASRIMQRIGRANHRMDEPSKAYLVPANRFEILECRAALDAVEEAAQDTPDPRIGAPDVLAQHVLGMACAGAFAAPDLYEEVRSAAPYADLAYEDFEQVVDFVATGGYSLRAYERFAKILRGPDGLWRVRDARTAQQYRMNVGTIIEATTVKVRLARGVRGKPGMILPAGGRILGEIEEDFAETLTVGDTFLFAGEVLRFEGLHEDEALVTRGPAGTDPAIPSYAGAKFPLSTFLAARVRELIADPFEWDRLPAQVTDYLLQQRRRSILPGPRDLLVETFPRGNRHYLTCFPFEGRLAHQTLGMLLTRRLERAALRPLGFAANDYGLAIFGSRDVAERIGREPGFLDRLFAEDMLGDDLEAWLDESAMMKRTFRQCAVIAGLIERRHPGQRKTGRQVTISTDLIYDVLRKHEPGHLLLRAARQDAATGLLDVRRLGMMLSRIQGRIIHKALDRVSPLSVNVMLEIGRERVYGEGADEILAEAEAALLDEALA; encoded by the coding sequence GTGCGGGATCCGGATGCGCTCCCGGCCGCCTTCGCCGACTGGTTCGCCTCGCGCGGCTGGACCCCGCGGCCGCACCAGCTCGCGCTGCTTGGCGCCGCGCAGGCGGGCCGCTCCGCCCTCCTCGTCGCCCCGACCGGGGCCGGCAAGACGCTGGCGGGCTTCCTGCCGACCCTCGTCGACCTCGCCGGCCGCGAGGCCGCGGCGCGGCGCGGCCTGCACACCCTTTACGTCTCGCCCCTGAAGGCGCTCGCCGTCGACATCGCCCGCAACCTCGAAGCGCCGGTGGCCGAGATGGGCCTCGGGCTTCGCATCGAGACCCGCACGGGCGACACGCCGGCCCACAAGCGCAGCCGCCAGATCGCGCAGCCGCCCGACATCCTGCTCACCACCCCTGAGCAGCTCGCGCTCCTGATCGCCCACCGCGAGGCGGAGGTTTTTTTCGCCGGCCTCAGGCGGGTGGTGCTCGACGAACTCCATGCCCTCGTCACCTCGAAGCGCGGCGACCTCCTCGCGCTCGGCCTCGCCCGGCTGCACCGGCTCGCCCCCGGGCTTGCCGCCACGGGCCTCTCCGCGACCGTGCGCGAGCCGGACGCGCTCCGGCGCTACCTCGTCCCGCAGGCGCCGGAGCCGCGCAGCGCCGATCTCATCGTGGTCTCGGGCGGGGCGAAGCCGGACCTGCGCCTGCTGGAGGCGACGCGCCATCTGCCGCTCGCCGGCCACACGGCCTCGCTGGCGATGCCGGCCATCTACGACCTCATCCGCCGGCACCGGATGGTGCTCGTCTTCGTCAACACGCGGCTTCAGGCCGAGTACACCTTCCAGGAGCTGTGGAAGCTCAACGAGGATGTGCTGCCGATCGCGCTCCACCATGGCTCGCTCGACGCGACGCAGCGCCGGCGGGTCGAGGCGGCGATGGCGGAGGGCCGCCTGCGGGCGGTGGTCTGCACCGCCACCCTGGATCTCGGCATCGACTGGGGCGACGTCGACCTCGTGGTGAATGTCGGGGCGCCCAAGGGGGCGAGCCGGATCATGCAGCGCATCGGCCGCGCCAACCACCGCATGGACGAGCCGTCGAAGGCCTATCTGGTCCCGGCGAACCGGTTCGAGATCCTGGAATGCCGCGCCGCCCTCGACGCCGTCGAGGAGGCCGCCCAGGACACCCCCGACCCCCGCATCGGGGCGCCGGACGTGCTCGCCCAGCATGTGCTCGGGATGGCCTGCGCCGGGGCCTTCGCCGCCCCGGACCTCTACGAGGAGGTGCGGTCGGCCGCCCCCTACGCGGACCTCGCCTATGAGGATTTCGAGCAGGTCGTCGATTTCGTCGCGACCGGCGGGTATTCCCTGCGCGCCTACGAGCGCTTCGCCAAGATCCTGCGCGGGCCGGACGGGCTCTGGCGGGTGCGCGACGCGCGCACCGCGCAGCAATACCGGATGAATGTCGGCACCATCATCGAGGCGACGACCGTGAAGGTGCGCCTCGCCCGCGGCGTGCGGGGGAAGCCGGGCATGATCCTGCCCGCGGGCGGGCGGATCCTCGGCGAGATCGAGGAGGATTTCGCCGAGACGCTCACGGTTGGGGACACCTTCCTGTTCGCCGGCGAGGTGCTGCGCTTCGAGGGGCTGCACGAGGACGAGGCCCTGGTCACCCGCGGCCCCGCCGGCACTGATCCGGCGATCCCGAGCTATGCCGGCGCGAAATTCCCGCTCTCGACCTTCCTGGCCGCCCGCGTCCGGGAGCTGATCGCCGATCCCTTCGAGTGGGACCGCCTGCCCGCGCAGGTGACCGATTACCTGCTGCAGCAGCGCCGCCGCTCGATCCTGCCGGGCCCGCGCGATCTCCTGGTCGAGACCTTTCCGCGCGGCAACCGCCACTATCTGACCTGCTTTCCCTTCGAGGGGCGTCTCGCCCACCAGACGCTCGGCATGCTGCTGACCCGCCGCCTGGAGCGGGCGGCTTTACGCCCCCTGGGCTTTGCGGCGAACGATTACGGGCTCGCGATCTTCGGCAGCCGGGACGTCGCCGAGCGGATCGGGCGCGAGCCGGGCTTCCTCGACCGCCTCTTCGCCGAGGACATGCTGGGCGACGACCTCGAAGCCTGGCTCGATGAATCCGCGATGATGAAGCGCACCTTCCGGCAATGCGCGGTGATCGCCGGGCTGATCGAGCGCCGCCATCCCGGCCAGCGCAAGACCGGGCGTCAGGTCACGATCTCGACCGACCTGATCTACGACGTGCTGCGCAAGCACGAGCCCGGCCACCTGCTGCTGCGGGCGGCGCGCCAGGATGCGGCAACCGGACTCCTCGACGTGCGCCGCCTCGGCATGATGCTGTCGCGCATTCAGGGGCGAATCATCCACAAGGCGCTCGACCGCGTTTCGCCGCTCTCCGTGAACGTCATGCTCGAGATCGGGCGTGAGCGGGTCTACGGCGAGGGGGCCGACGAGATTCTGGCCGAGGCCGAGGCGGCTTTGCTCGACGAAGCGCTTGCCTGA
- the hrcA gene encoding heat-inducible transcriptional repressor HrcA: MNTRDLPPLPAGPGQARSLAELNERSREIFRQIVESYLATGEPVGSRNLARILPMTLSPASVRNVMADLEQAGLIYAPHTSAGRLPTETGLRFFVDALLELGDVGQEEQGRIEAQMRAAASRHTFETALTEASVMLSGISRGAGVVVTTKQNANLRHVEFVRLDPGRALVVLVSEDGSVENRLVDLPPGLPAGALQEASNFLNARIRGRTLGEVRAEIEASREAMKRELDALTERLVDAGLARSVGPSEERHLIVRGQANLLEDLRAAEDLERIRLLFSDLESQKDVIDLLTRAEGGEGVRIFIGSENKLFSLSGSSMIAAPFHDGRQKIVGVVGVIGPTRLNYARIVPMVDFTARVMSRMLENGRV; encoded by the coding sequence ATGAACACGCGCGATCTCCCCCCTCTGCCGGCCGGGCCCGGCCAGGCTCGCAGCCTCGCCGAGTTGAACGAGCGCTCGCGCGAGATCTTCCGCCAGATCGTCGAGAGCTACCTCGCCACGGGCGAGCCGGTCGGGTCCCGCAATCTCGCCCGCATCCTGCCCATGACGCTGTCGCCGGCCTCGGTGCGCAACGTGATGGCGGATCTGGAACAGGCCGGGCTGATCTACGCCCCCCATACCAGCGCCGGCCGCCTGCCCACGGAGACGGGCCTGCGCTTCTTCGTCGACGCGCTGCTCGAACTCGGGGATGTCGGCCAGGAGGAGCAGGGGCGGATCGAGGCGCAGATGCGCGCTGCCGCCTCCCGCCACACCTTCGAGACCGCCCTGACGGAAGCCTCCGTGATGCTGTCCGGCATCTCCCGCGGGGCCGGCGTCGTCGTGACGACGAAGCAGAACGCCAATCTGCGCCATGTCGAGTTCGTGCGGCTCGATCCGGGCCGGGCCCTCGTGGTGCTGGTCTCGGAGGACGGATCGGTCGAGAACCGCCTCGTCGACCTGCCCCCCGGGCTGCCGGCGGGCGCCCTGCAGGAAGCCTCCAACTTCCTCAACGCCCGCATCCGCGGCCGGACGCTCGGGGAAGTGCGCGCCGAGATCGAAGCCAGCCGGGAGGCGATGAAGCGGGAACTCGACGCGCTCACCGAGCGGCTGGTCGATGCGGGGCTCGCCCGCTCGGTCGGTCCGAGCGAGGAGCGCCATCTCATCGTGCGCGGGCAGGCGAATCTCCTGGAGGATCTGCGCGCCGCGGAGGATCTGGAGCGGATCCGCCTCCTGTTCAGCGATCTCGAGAGCCAGAAGGACGTCATCGACCTCCTCACCCGGGCCGAGGGGGGCGAAGGCGTGCGCATCTTCATCGGCTCCGAGAACAAGCTCTTCTCGCTCTCCGGATCCTCGATGATCGCCGCGCCCTTCCATGACGGGCGCCAGAAGATCGTCGGCGTCGTCGGCGTGATCGGGCCGACCCGGCTCAACTACGCCCGCATCGTGCCGATGGTCGATTTCACCGCCCGGGTGATGTCCCGGATGCTGGAGAACGGGCGGGTGTGA